The following DNA comes from Oreochromis niloticus isolate F11D_XX linkage group LG23, O_niloticus_UMD_NMBU, whole genome shotgun sequence.
GGTAAAGTggttaaatattgtttttttccaccCACTTATTATTTTTCCTCAGACTACTTATGATGAAAATCCAGATAAAAAGCCCATTGAAGTTATTTATAGAAGAAACAATGGTGAACATCTTCTGGATTCCGCTTCTAAATTTTGATAGGTGACCATTTTTACTCCTTTTAAATGGTTTCAAATGGAATAGCTTTGAGATTTGGACTGCTAGCTGAGTGTGGATACCTCTTGTATCAAAATATGAGATTAAGTGGTGGAAGCTAGAGCTTCCTTTGAAGGGTGTACGGGCTCTCCCTTTAAGAAAGAGTGAGAAGCTTGGTCAttcaggatggatggatggaagtgcAACCCAGCAACTTCCGTGATCTCAACAATGCCAACAATGCTAGGGGACATTTCACATCAATCAATTAGCCATTTTCTCCTCTGAACAATAATCCTTTCATGctgctgcatttcaaaaacatttctgaagTTCTGTCATGCAAGTGTAGAAAGATAATACTACTTTCCCCATTTAGTATCTCCATCGTTGGGGTGGGGTTTCAGTGTCTGCAACAAAAGCAAAGGCATAACTTTTACTTCATTAATGACCCCAAGACTTTTTCTCCTGCAGCGGAAATCAGATAAGGCTCCATCATTTAATAAATGGATTAGGAAAATGCTTTCTATGCTGCAGTTAGAAAAACTGACACCAACCTGTCTGACTTTAAAAGAATATGTTAAAAACCTGACGTGATCATAATATAACCTATggttttctcagtttttaaGAATTGTTTCATacatgtgcattatgttttttaatatgcATCTTGCTGTAcactactgtgcaaaagtcttgaaccaccgcctttatattttgctttcaaaGAGCTAGACTatctttaaattttttaaagtgcttttgagcaatagttctccaggcttcctgaagatctttcaaagttttctttggacattggctgctttttccctCACTTTCAGTCTAGCCATAATCTGATCCAGTTTCTTtggttgaatctatgaaaaatgtcaatgataacacagtttaacatacataaaatagtattttttgcaccaacaaggtgattctcaaAAAGCTATTGGCAGAAAACGTATTATAACTTGTATTATTATAGCATGGTGTACAGTGTTCATCTACAtctagcagatgaacagtatctgaaagtcatgtccttaagaaatattcaattcaattcaattcaattttatttatatagcgccaaatcacaacaaaagtcgcctcaaggcgctttatattgtacagtagatagcacaataataaatacagagaaaaacccaacaatcatatgaccccctatgagcaagcactttggcgacagtgggaaggaaaaactcccttttaacaggaagaaacctccggcagaaccaggctcagggaggggcggccatctgctgcgaccggttggggtgaaagaaggaaaacaggataaagacatgctgtggaagagagacagagattaataacagatatgattcgatgcagagaggtctattagcacatagtgagtgagaaaggtgactggaagggaaaaactcaatgcatcatgggaatccccggcagcctacgtctattgcagcataactaagggaggattcagggtcacctggtccagccctaactatatgctttagcaaaaaggaaagttttaagcctaatcttgaaagtagagatagtgtctgtctcccgaatccaaactggaagctggttccacagaagaggggcctgaaaactgaaggctctgcctcccattctacttttaaatactctaggaacaacaagtaggcctgcagagcgagagcgaagtgctctaatagggtgatatggtactacaaggtcattaagataagatggggcctgattatttaagaccttgtatgtgaggagcaggattttgaattcaattctggatttaacaggaagccaatgaagggaagccaaaacaggagaaatatgctctctctttctagtccctgtcagtactcttgctgcagcattttggatcagctgaaggcttttcagcgagtttttaggacatcctgataataaagaattacagtagtccagcctggaagtaataaatgcatgaactagtttttcagcatcactctgagacaggatatttctaactttagagatgttgcacaaatggaagaaagcagtctcacatatttgtttaatatgtgcgttgaaggacatgtcctggtcaaaaatgactccaaggttcctcacagtgttactggaggccaaggtaatgccatccagagtaagaatctgcttagataccatatttctaagattttcagggccgagtacaataacctcagttttatctgaattaagaagcagaaagttagcggccatccaggtctttatgtctttaagacattcctgcagtttaactaattggtgtgtgttacctggcttcatggatagatagagctgcgtgtcatctgcatagcagtgaaaatttatgctatgtcttctaatgatgttgcctaggggaagcatgtataatgtaaatagaattggtcctagcactgaaccctgtggaacaccataattgaccttagtgtgtgaagaggactcttcatttacatgtacaaattggagtctattagatagatatgatacaaaccactgcagcgcagtacctgtaatacctacagcatgttctaatcgctctaataggatattatggtcaacagtatcgaatgcagcactgaggtctagcaggacaagcacagagatgagtccactgtcagaggccataagaagatcatttgtaaccttcactaaagctgtttctgtgctgtgctgagctctgaaacctgactgaaacgcttcaaataagccattcctctgcagatgatcagttagctgtttgacaactactctttcaaggatttttgatatgaaaggaaggttggagattggcctataattagctaagacagctgggtctagagatggctttttaagtaaaggtttaactacagccaccttgaaggcctgtggtacatagccgattattagagataggttgatcatatttaagatcgaagaattaattaatggcaggacttctttgagcagttttgtaggaatggggtctaaaagacacgttgaagttaactcagaaagatcaattggagaaaaagagtctaacttaacattgatggtactaaaagtagctgtagataatattacatctgtgggatgattattggtaattttttctctgatgataaaaattttatttgtgaagaagttcatgaagtcattactagttaacgttaaagggattgttggctcagtagagctctgactttttgtcagcctggctacagtgctgaagagaaacctggggttgttcttattttcttcaatcagtgacgaatagtaagatgttctggctttgcggagggctttcttataaagcagcaaactatttctccaggctaaatgatgatcctctaaatttgtgacacgccatttcctctccagcttacgggttatctgctttaggctacgtgtttgagaattataccacggagtcagggacttcggatttgaggccttagttttcacaggagctacagtatccagagtcgtacgtagtgaggaggtaaaattattaacaagataatcgacctctgttggagtagcgttcagatagctgctctgctctatgttggtacagggcattgaagatgataacagtgggtggattatattcttaaacttagttacagcactttcagaaagacatctactttgataaagtctactctccactgctgtgtaatcaattattgtaaatgtaaatgttatcaggaaatgatcagacagcagagggttttcaggaaacactgttaaatgttcagtttctatgccatatgttaaaacaagatctagagtgtgattaaagtggtgggtgggttcttttacattttgagagaagccaattgagtctaataacagattaaatgcgatgttgaggctgtcatttttagcatctacatggatgttaaaatcacccacaataattattttatctgagctgagcactaaatcagataaaaagtctgagaaatcagagagaaactctgtgtaaggcccaggtggacgatagatgataacaagtaagactggtttctgagttttacagctggggtggacgaggctaagcatcaggctttcaaatgaattaaaagtctgtcttggtctttcgttaattaataggctggtgtgaaaaattgctgccacaccgccccctcggcctgtgcttcgagatttctggtagttagaatgactcgggggtgttgattcatttaaactaacataatcatcctgctgcaaccaggtttctgtaaggcagagtaaatcgatttgttgatcaattattaagtcatgtactaacagagacttggaggagagagacctaatatttaataatccacatttcactgttttactctttggttcagatgtggatactgtgttgttctttctttgtgattttttatgtttaagttgtttattgctggtttttggtttgttttttgtctttttgggagctgacacagtctcaatggagatgggtttttgggggggtagcaggaggagagaagctgcagagaggcgtgtaagactgcaactctgcttcctggtcccaactctggatagtcatattttggggggtttaataaattggtccatatttctagaaatgagagctgctccgtccaaagtgggatggatgccgtctctcctaacaagaccaggtttcctccagaaggtttgccaattatctatgaagcccacatcgtttctgggacaccactcagacagccagcaatttaaggagaacatgcggctaaacatgtcactcctggtctgattggggaggggaccagagaaaactacagagtccgacattgttttggcaaagttacacaccgattcaatattgattttagtgacctccgattggcgtaaccgggtgtcattactgccgacgtgaattatgatcttactgtatttacgtttacccttagccagcagttttaaatttccttcaatgtcgcctgctctgccccctggaagacaattgactatggttgccggtgtctctagcttcacacgtctgagaacagaatcaccaattaccagagtttgacccccggcgggtgtgtcgccgagtggggaaaaacggttagacacatgaacaggttggtggtgtacctggggcttcaggttaagactatgcttcctcctcaccgtcacccagccgccctctttccccagctgcttggggtctgccggggaacagctagcggggcctacgctatcttcggctgcacgagctacaggggcctggctagctacgggtgaatgaagggtgcgaagccgagtctccaattcagtaatcctggcctccagagctgcaaatatgctacatttattacaggtatcattactgctaaaggaggccgaggagtaactaaacatctgacacaatgagcaggaaagtgcaggagggacaggtgaagtagccatggtgctaacgagtcggctacgagctaagctaagctagcgaaacagtaaagagacagtgagtgaatactttggctataaattaggtagtgagtacacagaaagggtgattcagatgaagcacgttaagattatactatgaaaaagggatgtatcaaaagatttgaTACATTTGAAATCAAAAGATTTCAAATAGAAAGGAAACTATCAAAGATGTGACACAGGACCTtgaccttcagttgatccacCTACTGTTTACAGAAGCCTTattagaaatggtctcagtgaaaGGATGGGTTTCAATAAGCTATTGTTAAGGATGGGAAACAAGGAGAAAAGATTggggtatgccaaattacataTTGAACTAAAAATCATTGGCAACAGGTCGGATGGAGTGATTAATCCAAATTTCATCTGTATAACaaggtggaggctctgtcatggtttgaggCTACATTTCAGTCAGTGATGTTGGAGAACTTGtcaaaatgtatgaattacaaacacagaaaagtaccatcagattttgaccACCATGCAACACTATATgtaaagcatctgattggca
Coding sequences within:
- the LOC112843956 gene encoding uncharacterized protein LOC112843956, encoding YMLPLGNIIRRHSINFHCYADDTQLYLSMKPGNTHQLVKLQECLKDIKTWMAANFLLLNSDKTEVIVLGPENLRNMVSKQILTLDGITLASSNTVRNLGVIFDQDMSFNAHIKQICETAFFHLCNISKVRNILSQSDAEKLVHAFITSRLDYCNSLLSGCPKNSLKSLQLIQNAAARVLTGTRKREHISPVLASLHWLPVKSRIEFKILLLTYKVLNNQAPSYLNDLVVPYHPIRALRSRSAGLLVVPRVFKSRMGGRAFSFQAPLLWNQLPVWIRETDTISTFKIRLKTFLFAKAYS